The following DNA comes from Planifilum fimeticola.
TCGGTGGGGTTCCGCCCCTTTTTTGAACAAAGAAGGAGCCGTCTCCGTGACCAACGGAGACGGCTCCTTTGTTATTTTACGAACGGTTGAAGGAATCTCCCTTGATGAAGCGCCACAGATCGCGGAAGACGTGGGCCCGGTAAAGGGCGATCATGATTACCACGCTGACCGGACCGATGATCAATCCGATGAAACCGAACAGGTTGAGTCCCACGAACAGGGCGATCAGGGTGGTCAAGGGGTCCAGCCCCACATTGCTGGAGACCAATTTGGCTTCCAGAGATTGGCGAACCACGAGAAGCACACCGTAAAGGATCAAAAGGCCCACGGCCAGCTTCGTGTCTCCGCCGAAGAAATACGAGTAGGCGGACCAGGGAACCAGCACCGCTCCCACGCCGAGGTAGGGGAGCAGGTCCACCACCCCGACGATGATCGCCACGGTCAGGGCGTACTTGACACCGAGGATCCACAGGCCGACCAGCACCAGAATGGCCGTGATGGTGATCAGCGTAAGCTGAGCCCGCACAAACCCGAACAGGGAGACCCGGATGTCCTTCAACACAATCCCTCCCGTCCTGCGGACGCGCTCCGGGAGGACCCGGTTGATGGTGGCCCGCATTCGCGGCCAATCGAGGCCGATGAACAGGGCGGCGAGGAAGATAATGACAATGACGGCCACGATATAGGGAAGGTCCGTGAGGAAGGAACCGATGCCGGCGATGATATCGGTAATCATCTCGGTCCCCTTCTGGGTGATGATTCCCAGGTTTTCCCGTATGCTGCTGACGATTTCCTTTTGATGTTCCGGATTGTTCTGAAGATACGTCTGCACGTTGTGGATCAGCTGCGATATGCCGGTGTCCTCATCGAGGAACACATCGAGAAGATATTGGTTGAACCGGTCGAGGTTTGACGGCAAAAATTCGGCCAGCCGGGTCAGCTCGACGACGACCTGCGTGATCAACAAAACCAGCAGCGAAGAGACCACTGCCAGCACGATGATCAGCATGAGGGAGACGCCGGCCCAGCGCGGAAGGCGAAGTCTGCGCTCCAGGAAGCGGACGGCGGGCTCGATGGCCATGGCGATCAGCCAACCGATCAAAAAGGGATAGAGGAGCGGCAGGGCGAACGACAGGGCGTAATAGGTGGCGACCCCGATCAACACCAGCAGCCCGAGACGAATTAGGATTCCGATCCATTGAGATGAACTGATATTCATTGTTTCGCCTCCGCCGTTTATTTGGCGCTGACATTATACCATTTTTAGCGGTTTTAAAAAAGGGAAGGGACATAATAGAACGTTAATTCAATCACAATCCGGATCGGCACCATGGTGATATCCGTCGGTTTTTGTGGTAAACTATTGTCGGAATAAGAAGGGCACATCCGGTCATGGTCGGAATCGCGGGGCGGACCTCGGGTTTCGGCGACCCTTTCCCGGACCAAGATTGTGAATCTTGCGCAACACCGAACAAAGTGGGTCACCACCCCAGGGGAAAGAAAAAGTCTTTCCTGTATTTTCAGTCGAATGCTGAAAGCACTCTCCGACCGGTCGTGCCCTGGGTCGCAGATCAGATAGCAAAGGAGAGATCATATGACGGTAGCCAAGGGATTGGAGGGCGTAGTTGCGGTAACTTCCGAAGTCAGCTCGATCATCGACGGCGTGCTGACCTACCGGGGGATCAACATCGACGAGCTGGCCGAAAAGGCCAATTTTGAAGAAGTGATCCTCCTGCTCTGGAACGGGCGGCTGCCGAAGAAGGAGGAACTGGAAGAGCTGCAGAGGGACCTCGACGAAAATGCCTCCATTCCGGACGAGGTTTTGAATTCGCTGAAAGGGTATCCGAAGGATGTGCACCCGATGGCCGTGCTGCGGACGGCGGTATCCCAGCTGGCGGTGTACGATCCCGAGGCCGACGACAACAGCGCGGAAGCCAACCGCCGCAAGGCGATCCGGCTGACGGCCAAGATACCCACGATCATCACTTCCTTCTTCCGTCTGCGGTCCGGACTGGAACCGGTCGCTCCCCGTTCGGGACTGGGATTTGCCCGCAACTTCCTTTACATGCTGAACGGCAAGGATCCGGAAGACGTGGCCGTGGAAGCCTTTGACAAGGCGCTCATCCTGCACGCGGACCACGAGCTGAACGCTTCCACCTTCGCCGCCCGGGTGACGACCGCCACTTTGTCCGACATGTATTCCGCCATCACCTCGGCGATCGGCACGCTGAAGGGTCCCCTGCACGGCGGAGCCAACGAGCGCGTGATGGCCATGTTGAAGGAAATCGGTTCGATGGACCGGGTGGAGTCCTACATCCAAGACAAGCTGGACCGGAAGGAAAAGATCATGGGCTTCGGTCACCGGGTGTACAAGGACGGCGATCCCCGGGCGAAGCATCTGCGGGAGATGTCCCGCCAGCTGGCCGAGCTCACCGGAGACAGCAAGTGGTATGAAATGTCCCGGAAAATCGAGGCGCTGGTGGAAGAGAAGAAGGGCCTCAAGCCCAATGTGGACTTTTATTCCGCCTCGGTCTATAATTATCTCGGAATTCCCAGCGATTTGTTCACTCCCATCTTTGCCATGAGCCGGGTGACGGGTTGGACCGCCCACGTGATGGAGCAGTATGCGAACAACCGCCTGATCCGCCCGCGTGCGGAATACGTGGGGCCGAAGAACCAATCCTACGTACCGATCGACCAGCGTTAACATCTTCAGACAGGGGAGGGAGATCCTGTCCCCTGTTTTGTTGTGAATAAATATACAGTAAGGGGTGTCAGGATGGCAGCGTTCAAATGGGGAGAACCGCAATCCGGGGAAAAGATTGTCGTTGAAGGCGGAAAGCTCAGCGTTCCCGATCATCCGATCATTCCCTTCATCGAGGGGGACGGCACGGGACCCGATATCTGGGCGGCGGCGAAGCGGGTGCTGGATGCCGCCGTGGAGAAGGCCTACGGAGGAAAGAAGAAAATCGCCTGGTTTGAGGTGTTTGCCGGGGAGAAGGCCTACAACCGTTTCGGCGAATGGTTGCCCGAGGATACCTTGAAGGCGATCCGCGAATACAAGGTGGCCATCAAGGGTCCCCTCACCACGCCGGTGGGCGGCGGGATCCGCTCCCTGAACGTGGCTCTGCGGCAGGAACTGGACCTGTACGTCTGCCTGCGTCCCGTTCGCTATTTTGACGGCGTACCTTCGCCGGTGAAACATCCCGAACTGGTGGATATGGTGATTTTCCGGGAGAACTCCGAGGACATCTACGCCGGGATCGAGTGGGAAGCGGAGTCGGAGGAAGTGAAGAAGGTGATCCGCTTCCTGCAGGAGGAAATGGGCGTCAAGAAGATCCGCTTCCCGGAAACCTCCGGCATCGGCATCAAGCCCGTTTCCCGGGAGGGGACGGAGCGGCTGGTGCGGTCGGCGATCCAGTATGCCCTGGATCACGGACGGAAGAGCGTCACCCTGGTCCACAAGGGGAACATCATGAAGTTCACCGAAGGCGCCTTCAAGAATTGGGGATACGCTCTGGCCGAGCGGGAGTTCGGCGACAAGGTGTTCACCTGGGCCCAGTATGACCGGATCGCGGAGGAGAAGGGCAAGGAAGCGGCCAACCGCGCCCAGGCCGAAGCGGAAGAGGCCGGCAAGATCATCGTCAAGGATGTGATCGCCGACGCCTTCCTGCAGCAGATCCTCACCCGCCCCGCCGAGTACGACGTGATCGCCACCCTCAACCTGAACGGGGACTATATCTCCGACGCCCTGGCGGCCCAGGTCGGCGGCATCGGAATCGCTCCCGGAGCCAACATCAACTACGACACCGGGCATGCCGTCTTCGAAGCGACCCACGGCACCGCCCCCAAATATGCCGGGTTGGA
Coding sequences within:
- the ytvI gene encoding sporulation integral membrane protein YtvI; this translates as MNISSSQWIGILIRLGLLVLIGVATYYALSFALPLLYPFLIGWLIAMAIEPAVRFLERRLRLPRWAGVSLMLIIVLAVVSSLLVLLITQVVVELTRLAEFLPSNLDRFNQYLLDVFLDEDTGISQLIHNVQTYLQNNPEHQKEIVSSIRENLGIITQKGTEMITDIIAGIGSFLTDLPYIVAVIVIIFLAALFIGLDWPRMRATINRVLPERVRRTGGIVLKDIRVSLFGFVRAQLTLITITAILVLVGLWILGVKYALTVAIIVGVVDLLPYLGVGAVLVPWSAYSYFFGGDTKLAVGLLILYGVLLVVRQSLEAKLVSSNVGLDPLTTLIALFVGLNLFGFIGLIIGPVSVVIMIALYRAHVFRDLWRFIKGDSFNRS
- the citZ gene encoding citrate synthase, with product MTVAKGLEGVVAVTSEVSSIIDGVLTYRGINIDELAEKANFEEVILLLWNGRLPKKEELEELQRDLDENASIPDEVLNSLKGYPKDVHPMAVLRTAVSQLAVYDPEADDNSAEANRRKAIRLTAKIPTIITSFFRLRSGLEPVAPRSGLGFARNFLYMLNGKDPEDVAVEAFDKALILHADHELNASTFAARVTTATLSDMYSAITSAIGTLKGPLHGGANERVMAMLKEIGSMDRVESYIQDKLDRKEKIMGFGHRVYKDGDPRAKHLREMSRQLAELTGDSKWYEMSRKIEALVEEKKGLKPNVDFYSASVYNYLGIPSDLFTPIFAMSRVTGWTAHVMEQYANNRLIRPRAEYVGPKNQSYVPIDQR
- the icd gene encoding NADP-dependent isocitrate dehydrogenase, with translation MAAFKWGEPQSGEKIVVEGGKLSVPDHPIIPFIEGDGTGPDIWAAAKRVLDAAVEKAYGGKKKIAWFEVFAGEKAYNRFGEWLPEDTLKAIREYKVAIKGPLTTPVGGGIRSLNVALRQELDLYVCLRPVRYFDGVPSPVKHPELVDMVIFRENSEDIYAGIEWEAESEEVKKVIRFLQEEMGVKKIRFPETSGIGIKPVSREGTERLVRSAIQYALDHGRKSVTLVHKGNIMKFTEGAFKNWGYALAEREFGDKVFTWAQYDRIAEEKGKEAANRAQAEAEEAGKIIVKDVIADAFLQQILTRPAEYDVIATLNLNGDYISDALAAQVGGIGIAPGANINYDTGHAVFEATHGTAPKYAGLDKVNPGSVILSGVLMLEHLGWQEAADLIYASMSKTISQKTVTYDFARLMEGATEVKCSEFGNKLIENL